The Musa acuminata AAA Group cultivar baxijiao chromosome BXJ3-6, Cavendish_Baxijiao_AAA, whole genome shotgun sequence region AACAATTACTATCATCCTACTAATATTTAATCTTGCATTAAATAATTATAATGGTTGAATTTTAGCTTAACCTTAAGAACTTCAAAGAGATTTCACAAAGATATGATACCTATCGTGAGGCGGCAAAGATTCACCCACTGTCATGCTTATGTGCTATAGTTCAATAATTACTtttgaaatttaaattaatatttttatcaatataatttATAGAACTTTGATTAATTATATTACTTTTAATCATTTCCATTATGGCATGTGCATTGCATGGTTTTTTCCTACTTTCTCTATAAATTTTATGTTTATGGCATACCTTCACCACCATCAATTTATCAaccacacaatatatatatatgtgaatgaGACAAAACaagcagaagaaaaagaagagaaaagcagATGGAAAGGAGCCAAAGGGATATTAAAAGAAGCCAAAGGGATAGATTaaagagagaagaagacaaaAAAATGGAACACATAACATATTACACGGAAATAAATGCAAACTGGTCACCAACCACACCTTCTCAACAACCATCATTTCTATATAGCATATGTTTGGTCATTTTCACTACGGGCATTCCAATTCTTCAATCATACTTTGGGCATCTGCCCATCCTGTTTGTTCTCTTGTTTGCACCTAAACGTCACGTAAATGtcttttcagagagagagagagaggggctcaCCGACAGTCGCGAGTGGAAGAACTTGACACAAACTGACCTCAAATAAAGAATTGAGATGAGAATTACGTACATGGCAAACTTTATTATACTTCAATCGGTTCATTTGTCGCATCAACCCCTCCTATCGAATTAAGAAATATGCATCGTTATTTTTAGATGATTAGCCTTTTAGAAATATACATCAAACAAGATGGACTTTTGAggtgttttatatttatttataggtAAATTCGAACTTAAATCACTTATCCTTTATTTTGTAAGTTTTTTGCTGCATTCATTCCTAATATAAGGATAATAACATAAACAATATCTCATTTGTCATGTATATGATCGACACCTAAATACCTCATATAATCGATATTATTATGTCGTACAACCAATATCTCAATATTACATGATCGACATTTTAACATCCCACGTAACCGATATCGTTATACGACTAACACCTCAGCATCACACGACCGAATTCACTCTAAAAAAACTTCAAAACTCTCCTTtcgacatctctctctctcttaaaatgCTACATAAATATAGTAGTCGAGTCGAATCCTCTGGATCCTTAAACACGTGAGAAGAATTATCGAGAACATCTCGATACAATCTTGTAAGGTTCATTATTATCAGAGTCCGACGAATTTGGTATCAAACCGAAACCGATGCCGAAGAAGAATCTCTGACTCCTTCGGGCAAATATGATGTGAACATGGACCAACTAAGATACCATAACAAACGAATTAGAACGGAGGCAACTCCTACGGGCAGACTGTCTCCTTCCTTGCTGGTTGCTACTAAATACCACCTCTCAGTTCTCACTTCCCGTCGCTGTCCTTCACGCACGTTTCTTCTCTGCCGAATTCGTCGCTGTGCCCAACATATCTAATTCACTGGGCAGATCGAACATAATACAATGGTCGAAGAGTCACTGTCTTCAACCCTACACCACAAGTTTAAAGATCGATGTGCCTAATCCTATCCGGTCAAAACATCAGCTAAGTTGAGTGAATGCATGAATTCTACGGAATGTAACAGAATCGATGCGTAGCAGGAAACAATTATCACAAACTAATCGAGTTATTACATGTATATGTACTGTATTTGGTGAATTTTGTAGAGATTACCACCGCACGGTGTGCCTATGTCccttctccgccgccgccgccgccgccgcaggctCGTAGTGTGCTCGTTAGAGAAGATGAAGAGGATGATGACATGGAGAGGTTGAGTCCCATGGCGTTGTAGTCGGAAACGCTGTCTTGTAGACTGAGCAGTAAATGTTGATTGGTGCTGAAGCTCATTGATGGCTTTGCCACCGGCACGAATGGCGGGTCGGCTTCGCCGCTCAGCATTTGGACCACGTTCCGCATCCCCGGCCTCGTCATCGGGTCCGGGCTGGAGCATGCCAGCCCGACGAGCAGCGCTCGCCGCATCTCTCCCTCCTCGAATTCCCCGTCCAATCGCCGGTCCACCGCGTCCAGTATCCTTCCTTCCCCATGCAGCCCCCACACCCATTCGACCAGATTACTGCACCTCCTGGTGCTGCTGCCGGCGCCGCCTGCGATGCGGTTGTTGTCGCCGTCGCCGTCGATCGGGCGGCGGCCGCAAGCCACTTCGAGCACGACCGCGCCGAAGCTGAAGACGTCGGTCTTCTCGGTGGCACGACCCGTGAGCAGGTATTCGGGCGCGAGGTAACCCATCGTGCCGGCGGTGACGGTGGCGTCCGGCGACTTGTCGTGCTCGACCTGGCGCGCTAGTCCGAAGTCTCCGAGCCTGGCATGGTAGTCCTCGTCGAGCATCACATTGCTCGACTTGACGTCGCGGTGGATCACCTGGTTCTCGCACTCGCGGTGGAGGTAGGCGAGGGCGGAAGCCACCCCGATGAGTATCTTCTTGCGGTGCCGCCACCCCAAAGGCGGCGCCTTTGGATCGAACAGAGCCTTGTCGAGACTTCCGTGGATCATGTAGTCGTAGACCAAGAGGATCTCCCCCTTCTCGTGGCACCAACCTTGTAGGCGAACTAAATTCCTGTGCCGTAGACCGGCAATGATGGAGAGCTCAGAGAGGAACTCCGCCCTCGCCTGCTGCCCGCCGCTGTCGCTCCCGTTCTGGATGCACCTCTTGACGGCCACCATCGCGCCCGTCTCCGGGATGATCCCTTTGTAGACGGTGCCGAAGGCGCCGTGGCCAATGATACGAGATGTGTCGAAGCCTCGAGTGGCAACGACGAGCTCTCTGTAGCTGAACTCTCTCGGGGTGTTGACGATCTCCGACGTCGCCGCCAAGTGTTCCCATTTCTTGGGTGACTTTGTCCGCCGGGTGAAGACCCAGAAGCCCAAGCCGGCAACTGC contains the following coding sequences:
- the LOC103989719 gene encoding L-type lectin-domain containing receptor kinase VIII.1-like, producing MPRQQQQQRQRVLSFWSCRLVPLLAAVLLVSVLQVGGGEAVVFNFRTLTLGNLKLLGDAHLKNGSFRLSRDLPVPNSGAGRALYAEPVRLRHPATRVPLPFSTFFSFSIVNLNPSSIGGGLAFLLAPDDTSVGDAGGFLGLVNATASDAPGRASVVAVEFDTRMDVEFEDINDNHVGVDLGSLVSAQVADLDSVGIDLKSGDLINAWIEYGGGAAGWMLQVFVSYSTVRPADPVLSFPVDLGRYVDDFAFVGFSGSTQGSTEIHSVEWWSFSSPSLGASPPSTTTTAPPPPATLVFPFFGPSPPSLPPSAPVPVAAESPSEGTVRPSSTSSCQNNGLCRQGPAAVAGVATASAFVVAAVAGLGFWVFTRRTKSPKKWEHLAATSEIVNTPREFSYRELVVATRGFDTSRIIGHGAFGTVYKGIIPETGAMVAVKRCIQNGSDSGGQQARAEFLSELSIIAGLRHRNLVRLQGWCHEKGEILLVYDYMIHGSLDKALFDPKAPPLGWRHRKKILIGVASALAYLHRECENQVIHRDVKSSNVMLDEDYHARLGDFGLARQVEHDKSPDATVTAGTMGYLAPEYLLTGRATEKTDVFSFGAVVLEVACGRRPIDGDGDNNRIAGGAGSSTRRCSNLVEWVWGLHGEGRILDAVDRRLDGEFEEGEMRRALLVGLACSSPDPMTRPGMRNVVQMLSGEADPPFVPVAKPSMSFSTNQHLLLSLQDSVSDYNAMGLNLSMSSSSSSSLTSTLRACGGGGGGGEGT